DNA sequence from the Lycium barbarum isolate Lr01 chromosome 5, ASM1917538v2, whole genome shotgun sequence genome:
TGTCTTCTAATATCAGTTTCACGTCCGTCGTGATCCATAGCTACCGGAATCTCATGCCTTTCGAGAGAAGAGTTAACTAATCGTGTCACACCACTAACTACTTTTGTCAACCGATCTATATTCTCATCCACCTCATCTTTCAAATCCTCCCAATTAATCAAATATGATTTTTTTGACTCAACATTAGTAGGAACCAAAGTAGGATGCACCACAACCTATAAGAAAATAAATTGTTAAATAAAACTACAATAATAAAAACTTCTAAAATGAAATATTGCACCAAACAAACTTAAGTATTCACCTCTTTATTTTGCATTGTTAATAACACTGTTTTATAATCTGGGGGTGTCTTCTTTTTATCGTACCATCGGAGCAATCTTGGAAGTGGCAAGGGAGATTCTATCAATGGCTGTCCAAAAGCCTCTCCTAGTATAGGAATTGCTTCGAAAGCCCACACCTATATTGAAAACAAAAAAAGTACTGAATAATATTAGTATATAAATTTCAGAGCGATACATAACTTGTCATGACCAATTAAATTTCAGATCGATACATAATCTGTCATGACCAATTCAATATCTATCTCACCATAAAATTATTTAAGCTTACCATAAAAGCCCAAGGGAATCCTTGCAAGCTATAACCTTTAGATGTGGAATTATTTTCCTTCCATTCTACAGACTTTTTCTTTAAGTTAACATTTAGAAGGAACTCAACTGTCATCTCAAAAGAACGCCTACCCCAAGGATATGCATTAAAGTAATCCAAGTTTGTCACCATTTTCATATTCTTTATATCAACAGTTCGCTTTTGATCACCAGCCCATAAAAAAGACTCAACAAACCACACCATAGCGATCTTCAACTTTGTTTGCGCATCAAATCTGTCACTCTTTAATATTTCCTTTAAATCATTTCCCGTTAGACTACTCTTTTTGTTCAACACTAGATCTAAAAAATCTTTTGccttcccttcatcatataaagcCTTACCAGTGGGAATTTTTCCACAATTTAGTCCGGTAATCATAGCAAACTCCTTCATACCAAATAGAATTGGCTTACCATCAATTATGAACCAAACCTCCTTTTTCTTTAAGCTTACAACACGTCGTTGTAGAAGATAGTGTACGATTTGGCCACAAATTTTTTTGTTCCAATTCTCTAGGTTCACTTTTAATAAGCAGCCAAAACAACTATTCATAAATTGGTTGTACACTTTTTCCTTTTCCAAGTAATATTGTATAATTTTAACAACATCCCACCTTGATAAAATACTCACAAGTCCATCAAAGTGATCCTCGTCCTCCAATTCCTTACGCAAACTATATTGGGAGAGGTCTACTGAGGTTTCACGTTCTGGTATCAATAATATATCATTCTCCTCAGCAGATTCATCCCCATTACTAAATGTCTCAGAAGACTCATTCCCATCACTAACTGTTTTAGAAGCATTATCCCCATCACTAACGGTTTTAGAAGACTCATTCCCCTCGCTAGATATATCATGTTCCTGAAGATATTGTAACAAATGTAATATCAATTAGACAAATAAGAAAAAACTAAAGATTGGTGTCAATATTTTAAAGGACTGATTGTAAATCGATCCGACCAACTATTAGTCGGTCTATTATATATTTAGAAAATCAGCCTGATTTTTAGATTGTTCAGATTAATGTACTATCAATCGCCTGATTTGGTAAACAAAATATTTTAGCCTTTTGGATGATTTTATAAAGCAGATCGATGGTTGATTGAGTAGACCAATTAATAATTGGTCACGTAAATTGTGATAGATTTTTACTTGGTCGGATCGATTTATTATCTGTCACTTAATTTATAAAAGTTGTGATTCCTTTCTCACTGATATGAGAAATTTAAGTTGAAAAGCTAAAAAATGAAGGTGCACCTGATTCTCCTCTAGCTCGCGGCCAACATTTTTAGGATCGACTCGCACCATGAATTCTTCAAAGAACAAGTAAAAGTTATGATCAAGAAACAACACCCACAAAGAAAAAGCAATTACTTTAACTATAACTTCATATAAACTTTAATTGCATATCTATTACTACAATGTTTTTCTTTACAAAATAAGATTGATGCTAGTAGAAAACTTACAATTTAGAAATTCAAGAAGAATACTCAAAAAGGGAGTTCAAAAGATGAGTAAATTGAATAAGCAATCTGTCTTTAGCAAGAAGGGAGGAGAAAGAGAGAATTGCCTTCAATGGACATAGCAATTTTTTTTGAACGTGCCGTTGCAATGGAGAGAAGCATAGCAGATTTGAATTGTTGGAGGAAATATTAGGGATGTGCGTTGCAAATGGAGAGAGGCATAGCAGATTTGAATTGTTGGAGCAAAATATTAGAATTGTTGGAGGAAATATTAGGGATGTGCGTTGCAAATGGAGAGAGGCATAGCAGATTTGAATTGTTGGAGCAAAATATTAGGTTTATATATTTAATTTATTTACAAATAGGTCCCTAACTTATCTAATATTTTAATTATAGTCCAATTATTCATTAAGTGCCTTTTCTCATTTATTTTGATATATTTTAAATTGAATAAATAATAGAAGGCCATTTTGTTAATTGAGGACTTGAATGGGTCTCTGAGCCAAATTTTCTCATTTTCAGAAGCTATCAGTGAAAAACTTATCTTTTAGCTTAGCTTAGTTTTAACTAGATTTCTTTCCAAATTCTAACTTGtataagtggtatcagagcatcgATGGTTTGACCTTTATTATAATGGAGCACGATAGGCTTTTCTCACCATACAGATGCTATAATGATCCACGAGCCACACAGCCATGGTTGAATGCTGTTTTGAACATTCAACCAGGTTCTATGCACCCTATCAAAATATTAATCCTTACGGTTATATCAACAGAGGAATATATGCCTATCAACCTCTGCCTTTTCCAATTTTTGGTCGACTGGAGGGTATACAAATGGTGCTTACAACAATTCTGTCAACTTGAGGTACGATGGAGATATTTCAGAGATAACCATTCCCCAATCTTCAGCCAATGGCACCAATTTTGAACCTCCGAAGTATCATGTGCAAGGCCCAAGTTTTCAGCTCCTTCATTCTCCCTACTGCCCATTGGAGTTCTTCAATGCCGCCTGTTGAGGATCACTGTTATGTCCCACATCGGTATAATATGCGTTGATGAAGGGGTTTAAATAGCTTTGGGCTCTCCCATGTTAATAGCCAGCTTTTAGGTTGTGAGTTAGGGCCAAGGTTGTTACATCAACGGAGGCACCGCTATAGGTTCCTTTTCTAACAAAGAATAGGCATTTCGTCTCCAGCACAAGAATAGGTGGAATCAACTATGGTTCTGAATATTTCCACCCTTCTTTGCCGATTCAACAACAATAAGCAGTGTTGACGGCAAATTCACTAACGAGCTCATTCCAAAAGCTCCATCAGAGGAGAAGAGATCGGAAGAAACCAAACAGCCCGCAAGTAGAAGCAATGGGAGAGTCCACCATCCGATGATGGCTTTGATTCACAGAAGCTTGCCACGGATTCTCTCCTTTCTCACGAGGTTTGTGCTCCTGAAACTCTGTTTCTTGGTCTCACTGTCGCAAACAATGAAGATATTATCCCTATAGAGTTGGATTCAACAGTTGGTACAGTGGAAGGGAAGTCCTATGTGGGGAAATTGGTAAAAGAAATGTCTGACGAAATGCCATTAATGAAGTAGTGGTGTCTTTTGACTATTTAGCTTCTCCCTCTAATGACCAACTGCAAAATGAAGCAGTGGGGTGTTTCGAGGCAAAAGGTGGGACAATGGAGGTGACGAAGCACGAAGATAAAGAACCTACTTCTGTTTTAGATGATTCACAGTTTGTATGTGAAGGAAGGGATGTTGAGAAACCTGTTTTGATTAAAGTTAGGGAGAATAGTGCACAGATCACGGACTGAGCTATTTACTCAGAGTTGATAGCTTTTGTTGCCGCTAATGTCAGTGATGTCGCAATTGCGAAACTCTTGCAGGAGGAAATGGGATTGGCAAAGGTTTT
Encoded proteins:
- the LOC132642704 gene encoding uncharacterized protein LOC132642704; its protein translation is MNSCFGCLLKVNLENWNKKICGQIVHYLLQRRVVSLKKKEVWFIIDGKPILFGMKEFAMITGLNCGKIPTGKALYDEGKAKDFLDLVLNKKSSLTGNDLKEILKSDRFDAQTKLKIAMVWFVESFLWAGDQKRTVDIKNMKMVTNLDYFNAYPWGRRSFEMTVEFLLNVNLKKKSVEWKENNSTSKGYSLQGFPWAFMVWAFEAIPILGEAFGQPLIESPLPLPRLLRWYDKKKTPPDYKTVLLTMQNKEVVVHPTLVPTNVESKKSYLINWEDLKDEVDENIDRLTKVVSGVTRLVNSSLERHEIPVAMDHDGRETDIRRQPSKGVTENINLSDSPGKLSQLIELCANMFNEMKDMNKKLNERMDGLDAKIDHFSGMVGGLHVQVEKLSKKKV